TGTTTTGTAGAATTTTTTATATTCTGCTGGTGACGTAATTGGGGCTCAATGTTAATTTTTTGTTACTAAAACACatttcttatgtgtgtgtgaattcacGTCATTCATTTCTGATTCAAAACCAATTAACTTAATCCTCTTTCTTTATCGTATTTCTGAAGTCATGGCTTCCCCCAGCGTTCTCCTGTCAGAGGAGCAGTTTCACTGTTGCATCTGTCTGGATGTTTTCTCCGAGCCCGTCTCCATCCCCTGCGGACACAGCTTCTGCTCGGCCTGCATCACAAGACACTGGGACGGCAGCCAGGTCATCAGCTGTCCCAGATGTAAGAGGGTCTTTCAGGGCCGTCCAGAGCTTTGCGAGAACTCCTTCGCCAAGGAAATGGCCGAGCAGATCCGAGCGAGACGGCAAAACGGCGTGTCGTCGACGCTGGGAAAATCCAGAGGCGTGTATTGTGACGTGTGTGTCGGGAGTAAGATGAAGGCCCTGaagtcctgcctggtgtgtctgACCTCATACTGCCAGACTCACCTGGAGCCTCACCTGAGAGTTGCCATCTTGAAGATCCACAAGCTGATTGAGCCTGTGGCGAACCTGGAAGACAGGATTTGTAAGAGGCACCAAAGGCTCCTGGAGCTGTTCTGCAGGAGCgaccagaggtgtgtgtgtgtgctgtgcacCGAGACCGACCACCGCTGCCACGACACCGTTccagtggagagggagagcggtgAGAAGAAGGTGACATCcgaacctcctcctcctattgCTGTTTCAAAAGGCTTTCCTATTCTACTCACACTTAAGCTCTGAATATAGATTtagattctgattctggttctAATTCGGATTCCTGTCCTGATTTTCAGGCTCAGATGAaaaggacagaggcagaggttCAGCAGATGATCCAGGACAGactggagaaggtggaggagatgAAACACTCTGTGGAGCTCAGCAAAGTGAGTTGAGTTAAAATTTGCAATTGTGggtcttgtgctttgttctgcttccttgtgtttgtcttacatcattctgttctacagttgattgttgatcagttagatctagttaggtttattctgtgtaaagtcctttgatacatgcttgtgataacggggtatataaataaattacttGAACTTAAACTTGGAACTAGTTGTCATAACagaagatgaaactttaatgatccctgtggggaaattgggccagtgcagcagcaaacagtaacAGGATACACTACAGGAAAGCAGAATATagataagaatatagcaaaagagggtaatataaacacacatagcTGACAATTTCAAAACTAGAACAGCTTAGAAGTATGAATGAAAGGAGTAGATTGCAGCATTAGGAGGGTGTAACtgagctgaaatgaaaaatacatatgAACAAACATTGGAATCTATATGTatttactactgctactactactagtaataatcCTGTAAAGTAAAAGGGTGTTACTTAGACATGCATTACAAATACAGCACACAAAAGCAATTGACACATCACCACAACAGCCATCACTGAAAGCAAACTTTCAAAATTTGACAAGACTTCTGTTATTACTGCTCAATGTCCTCAGAAAAACTCAAAGAGGGATATAGAAGACAGCATGGAGGTCTTCTCCACTCTGTTGCGCTCCATGAAGAGAAGCCAGGCTGAGCTCATTGAAGAGATCCAGAAGCAgcagaaagcagcagagaggagagctgagggGCTCATCACACAGCTGCAGCAGGAAATCAGAGAGCTGGAGGGGAGAAGAAGTGAACTGGAGCAGCTCTCTCACACTGAGGACCATCTCCATCTGCTACAGGTCAGTGGTCCTCTCACATCAAGTAGGACACATGAGCAAACTCACCAttaggctggggacacactaggAGACATTTATAATCCTGACCAATCGACGGATTTCACAGATTTGGGACAACTTCTctgttgtcttgtcttgtcttgtcttttctttttctcttctcctatCCTTCATCATTTAAAGTTATGTTGGCTCATTTGTCCCTTGTCTTTATTTATGTTAGACATGTCCATCTCTGAGTTCTCCTCCATCCACCAAGCCCTGTGCTGCGATGGTTGTCCATTCAGATACCTGTGTGGGGATTGTAAGGAGAGCGGTGGCCCACATTGAAGAGCTGCTGCCACCAGCTTTGAAGAAGCTTTCCAATCAAGGTCAACTTCTCAAAAGATTCTTCATCAAAGACACAACTGTGcattacaaaataattaattagATATCATGCCATTGATCATTAATTGAATATACTTGGATGTTGTCTTTCTTATTTTGGCTCATGTATTCATCTTAATTTACAGAGCATGAGACGATCCAGCAGTATGCAGgtacagttttacatttttctcaGAACTTGTGAAAACctataacaaaacaaacgaAACAATACTGATCTCTCTCATCTTTagcttgttctctctctccctacatatatacacagactTCTTATGTCCTCTTTCctcaacaaaatcaaaacacatcTGGACTCcataataaaacattcatatGCATTCCAGTTTCATCTGGTTCTTAGACTTCTCTCAGGCTTAAGAACCATCTTTCAAatgataaataacaaaaaaggaaaaaaaagaacatttgatATGagcagaaaaaaggaaaatgaagtGACAGCTGTATATAAATTGTGTCCATCCACCAGTTGATGTTCATCTGGACCCCAGGACAGCCAACCCCTGGCTGGTTCTATCAGAGGATGGGAGACGAGTCTGGGATGGAGATGTAGAACAGAACCTGCTGGATTTACCAGAGCGCTTCGACACGGCACCGTGTGTCCTCGCCGCCAGGGTAAATAAAGATGTGACACTATATTTGTCCTTCTCTTTTCGCTTGTCCCCTGTGGACAAAAAGCGTATAATTACCGAAAAATAGATGAGACCATGGACGAgacgattggcagcctctatgtcacaccagtggtattgttagtgctagtgtttctcagaattgagaccacatttcccatgaactccattgctttctgtcacaaagaggatgttgcttctttctgttttgcttttaaACATGTTATGATTCTTAATGTAATTGAGCTGAATTGATTGAAAGAGAATCGAAGCCAAAGAGATTTCAGCTTTGAGAAGATAACAGTCATCACCATCACCTAACCTCGGCCCTTCTTGCTACGCAGGGTTTCATCACAGGGAGGCACTACTGGGAGGTTGACGTCGGAGACAAGACGGCGTGGGACTTGGGCGTGGCTCGACAGTCGGTCAACAGGAAGGGTTTGGTCACGCTGAGCCCAGAGGACGGTTACTGGGTGATTTGTTTGAGGAGGGGAGGCGAGTACCGGGCATGTGCGGGACAGGCGGTGATGCTGTGTCTCCCTCAGAGGCCGCAGGTCGTCGGGGTGTTTGTGGATTACGAGGACGGGACGGTGTCGTTCTACGATGCGGAGGCCCGGTCTCACATCTATTCCTTTACCAAGTTCCACTTCACCGAGGCCGTGTTTCCGCTTTTTAACCCGGATATGAGTGACAGCGGCAACAACAAATCACCGCTCATAATCTGTCCTGTCAGTGGTATCAACAGGGGCGGGGCTTTAGACGACATTACAATATGACTTTTAAATGTACattcactgtttgtttttttatcttacAGCATTTTTACTTATTATCAGATagcattcatttcaaaataaaaaaaaataaaaagatgggaGAAGTGTGGCATGGAACATAGACCACCACTATTTTgcaagcaaaggtcttaaggtGACTCATAACTTCAAGAGTAATCTATGACATGCTTTATTATCctgcaaaacaaatattttgtaaaaataaatgtcaatGTTTTCAATGGCACATGTGtaattttggagtgaaactctACATATGTACAGACTTCATTGGTGACCTCAGAAACCTGTTTTGACCTCTTGACAACATTTTCTCAAACATTGCCCTCTGAAATCTCTCATGCAGAGACATTATCAATGTCATCTTTTTTATTAAAGGGGGAATTATTATACGGTTCATCACTGTTTGATGTTTCATTTATGTGAATTACTACTTTCACACACGGAACACACTTCTCACAGTTCTCACAGTCACTTGTCTCCCTCCCAATAACCTTTAAACCATTGTATCTTCTCAaaccttttcctctcctcctcctccctcttattctccttcatcttctcttccttcctcttctgttCCTTTAATAAATTACAGTTTGAGCACAGATCCAAGATCAGCCTCAGCCCTTTAATAACTACCCTCAACCATTAGAGGCTAATCCACTAAACTGACTGCAGAccactgtttacattttacaccCTGACAGCGGTTAATCAGATTAGCTCAGAGATGGGATTAGCCTTGTGGCAGATGGGACTGAGACAGACTGCAAGTCTGAGGTTTGGGagaaagcaacacacacacacacacacacacacacacacacacacacaggcatgtctATGGACTGTGacgaacacacatacacacttatttACACTCACTTTACAGGTAATTATTTAATATTATTGTGGATGTCCTCCTCTTGAATGAATTTCAGTTAGGAGATACTGTAGAAAGGACCAGAGCTAAAAGAGTAGGGGttaagaaggaaggaaagagggagggatgaagagggatTACAACTGATATGGTCGTTGTGTGGGGCGgagacacacgcacatgcacaggGCCTGCAGGTTGTACTGGACACCAGGCTAAACAAGAACACATTACACACTTATTATTTCTTCAACAGAGATATAACTACATTGGATGGCCAGCAGGCAAGGGTAAGTCAGTTATTTTGTGAATACAGCTTGTCAGTGTTGTTTTTGACTAATGTGGAAGGAATCTGATAAGGTAAACCACTCTCATAAAAGTGGTATTTCTACTGCTTGATATTGCCTGCATGTTTAAACAAATGTAGTCTAAATGTAAGTTGATATCATTagttaataatttctttgaCACTCATCAGGCTGCATTTAGGCAAATTTAACAATGCAGCATCTATTGTATTTCAGCAGCAAATGACCATACTGCTTTATACACGgtttacattttacaatacaaaaaaagtttcataaacaacattttcataaatgtTGTCTATGGTTTGCTGGctgatgattttatttaaaCTGGACAATAGAGCTGAAACAGGTTGCTGGGGAGTTGACAGCTCCTTCAGGCTTGAGCAGATTATACACAGAGGATAGAGCAAGCGTTTTTACCTCTCAACCAAAAAGTAGAGTACCCCCACAATTGAGAGTATGTGctcaataaatgaaataaatgcaaTATATAAAGTTATGATCATGCTCTGTTATTTGTTCCCAGATATGAAGTGCAGATTTTAATTTTAAGACTTAACAAGGCTTCTATGGTTTCTCTACTGTTTCGCTCTATAGGCCTACCAACCTTTTTTAAAACCTGGTTCATCCACTTTTCAGTTTATATCTTCATCTGGATGACAGCCAGTGAACAGGTCGTATGGCATACCATAACAAGCCTGACTCTGCAATGACATCATCACGAGTTTGTTGTTTCGACACCTGAGGGTTGaagcgttctgattggctgagtctgAGTGGAGTGGCGTGATGTCACTAGTGGTGGACGAGACGGCCGGGGATCTCCCAGTCAGAGACGTGGGACTGATGAGGGGCGGACTGATGCCAACTGTCCCaggtctgtgcatgtgtgtgtgtgtgtgtgtgtgtgtgtgtgtgtgtgtattcttgtatgtgtgtgttgttgtactTCTCTctttatgaggaccaaatgtccccATAAGGATGGAAAAATTAGGAAAATCCtacaaagtgaggacattttgccagtCCTCACTTGTACAAAAGtctagtttagggttagggcttgggtttagagttagggttaaaattaggattaggttgAGAGTTAAAGGTTATggtttagggaatgaatgtagtcaatgaaagtcctcacaagtattGTAATACAATACAagcttatgtgtgtgtctgtacctttatgtatgagtgtgtgtaaatgtgtgtttgtgtgtgcgtctatgTTTGCCTGTGCATgcgttttgtgtatgtgtgtctttgtgagtgtgcgtgcgtgcgtgcgtgcgtgcgtgcgtgcgtgcgtgcgtgcgtgcgtgcgtgcgtgcgtgcgtgcgtgcgtgcgtgcgtgcacataTGCGCCTGGCTGTGTGAGCACAGCAGCTCTGGATTGAAGCTGGTTGTACTTGAACTTTTCCTGTCATCTCCTCAGGTAACATGCGTGACGTGAAGCCATGGAAGAAGACCCATGTCATGAAGATGAAAGGTGAAACTAGTTTGCAAAATCCATCCTTTCACATTTTAACTCCAAAAtgtgatatccaccatttgacaaAAATTACAGTATTACTGTTATGATATAGTAGATATCATCAAGGTTACATGATATGGTGACAGTATGAACCCAATCACTTCATACTAATATCAGCACCAaatgtgataataataataattccatcAACCAAAATAACAGATACACATTTGGCACTTGTGGCAtactatgtgtatgtgt
This region of Centroberyx gerrardi isolate f3 chromosome 23, fCenGer3.hap1.cur.20231027, whole genome shotgun sequence genomic DNA includes:
- the LOC139930007 gene encoding E3 ubiquitin-protein ligase TRIM39-like — protein: MASPSVLLSEEQFHCCICLDVFSEPVSIPCGHSFCSACITRHWDGSQVISCPRCKRVFQGRPELCENSFAKEMAEQIRARRQNGVSSTLGKSRGVYCDVCVGSKMKALKSCLVCLTSYCQTHLEPHLRVAILKIHKLIEPVANLEDRICKRHQRLLELFCRSDQRCVCVLCTETDHRCHDTVPVERESGEKKAQMKRTEAEVQQMIQDRLEKVEEMKHSVELSKKNSKRDIEDSMEVFSTLLRSMKRSQAELIEEIQKQQKAAERRAEGLITQLQQEIRELEGRRSELEQLSHTEDHLHLLQTCPSLSSPPSTKPCAAMVVHSDTCVGIVRRAVAHIEELLPPALKKLSNQEHETIQQYAVDVHLDPRTANPWLVLSEDGRRVWDGDVEQNLLDLPERFDTAPCVLAARGFITGRHYWEVDVGDKTAWDLGVARQSVNRKGLVTLSPEDGYWVICLRRGGEYRACAGQAVMLCLPQRPQVVGVFVDYEDGTVSFYDAEARSHIYSFTKFHFTEAVFPLFNPDMSDSGNNKSPLIICPVSGINRGGALDDITI